From the genome of Phycicoccus duodecadis:
AGGTCGGCCTCGGACTCACAGATGTAGACCTTCTTCTTGCCCTCGACGCTCGCGTAGTGGAAGCGCGAGCTGTCGGCGGGCTTGGCCACCAGCGGGTAGCCGAACGGCAGGTCGCGCTCCTCGCCGGCGTCGGTCGACATGTCGACGACGACGGTGGCGGGGTGCGGCACGCCGACCTCGTCGAGGATGCCGTAGAAGACGTCCTTACGCACGATGCGCTCGAGCAGGCCCATGTCGATGTACGGGATGGTGAACCACTGCGCCAGGTGGTCCTTGTGCTCGACGACGATCTCGACGTACCAGTCGCCGGTGGCGATCAGCAGCAGCGGCGGCTTGTCGGGGCCGCCGTGCTCGCGCCCGACTCGCTCGAGGGTGCGGAGGAGCACCGCCTCGTCGCCGAAGTCCTCGACGAACTCGTGCTCGCACAGGCGCGAGAGGCCGACGGGGCCGCCCTTGGTCATGTTCAGCACGAGGGGCCGCACGCCGTAGGCCTCGTGGAAGCTGCGCACGAGGGTGTAGGCGGTGATGTCGCCGCCGAGGATCACCGGTCGGACGTCGGCAGCGGGGACGGCAGGGGGCACGCGGGATCCTTCGGGGGTGGGGACGGGGCTCGGTCCATGCTCCCAGATGCCCGGCCCCGCGCGCCCGCCCCGCGGCGGCGCGCGGCGGGTGGGGCCCGGGTCTCACCGGGTGTGTCCCTCTTCCCGGGCTCCACCCACTCCGGGCGTCGACGAGGGTGCCGGCATGGCTCGACGAGGTCTTCGGGTCGTGGCACGGCGAAGCCGGGGACCACGTGACGTCCGGGTGCAGGGTCAGTCGTGATGCGCCAGCCGGACCAGGACGTGAGCACGATTCGAGTGGGGTCCACCGCCACGGCAACGAAGGCAGCTTGGAGACCGTCGGGAGGGTTGATCCGCCATGCGGTCGAGGCGTCGACTGCTCCCAGCGATGCTGCCGCCACGTAGCCGCCCTCGGTCAGTTCCAGCTCGATCCTGCTGCCTGGTCTTGCGTCGGTCACCAGCCCATGCTGATCCCATCGCGTCCGGCGTCCTGGTCGGCTCGAAGCGCGGCTACTTGTTTCATTGACGCAGGATCGGTGCCCGCGCAGGCTCGGTCCAGGTGTCGGGGTTGGTCGCTCTCAATTGCGGCTGTCCTTCCTTCGGGTCGTGACTCTCACATGGCATGCGCCGCCCCGGCACCGCAGGGCCGGAGAGGCTGAAGAAGGGACTGTGCTGCCGGAAGTAGCGGTGCCCTCCGTGCTCGACCAATCACTGGTTCGACGACAGGAGCAGGCACCGTGGACGGAGCAACGACAGCGGGCGTGGTGATCGGGATGGACCCGCACAAACGCAGCGTGACGATCGAGGTGATGACCGCCGATGAGAGCATCGTGCACCGCGGCCGCTACGCCACCGACGAGGCCGGGTTCACCGCGCTGCTCGAGCACGCCGAGCAATGGCCACAGCGGGTGTGGGCGGTCGAGGGGTGCAACGGCATCGGCCGGCACGTCGCGACCCGCCTGGTCGCTGCCGGCGAGCAGGTGGTGGACGTGCCGCCGAAGTTGTCGGCGCGGGTGCGGACCTTCGCCACGGGGCAGGGCCGCAAGACCGACGCCACCGACGCGCACTCGGTGGCGCTGGTCGGTACTCGGATGTCCGGGTTGCGCCCGGTCGTGGCTGACGCGGACCGTGATGTGTTGCGGATCCTGGTCGACCGCCGCCGCTCCATCGGGGAGGAGCACACCTACAAGATCAACCAGCTGCATGCGCTTCTGCTGGAACTGGTTCCCGGCGGCGCCAAGCGCGACCTGTCCGCCGCTCAGGCCCGCAAGATCCTCACCGGGGTGCGGCCGCGGGACGTGGTGGGCAAGACCCGTAAGCGGGTCGCGACCGAGCTCGTCGCCGACCTCGAGCGGCTGTACGCCCGCAAGAAGGCCGCGAACAAGGAGCTGACCGTGCTGCTGCGCGCCACCGGCACGACCCTGACCGACCTGCACGGCATCGGGCCCTCCGGGGCCGCTCGGCTGCTCGTCGAGGTCGGCGACATCACCCGCTTCCCTGACAAGGGCCACTTCGCGTCCTGGACCGGTACCGCGCCCATCGACGCCTCCTCCGGCGACAACGTGCGCCACCGCCTCAGCCGCGGCGGGAACCGCAAGATCAACCGGGTCCTCCACATCATGGCCGTGGTCCAGCTGCGCAACGCCACCGAGGGCAGGGCCTACTACGACCGCAAAGTCGCCGCCGGCAAGACCCCCAACGAGGCGATGCGATGCCTGAAACGACGGCTGTCAGACCTGGTGTATCGGGCACTGCTTGACGACCTCAGCCGCGGCGCGGCGACGGGCCCGGGAGGACACACGGGCAACGGCTCTGACTCCAGCGCGACCGGCTCACAACCCGACACCGGCTCTTCGGACAAGTCACTTCCCGGACCCGCCACCACCAAGCCTACGACCGGCATCCCCAAGGCGTCTTGACACAGAAGGGAGCCATGAGCGGTTCTTTGCCACCCGGCAGGGCCACATCGTCCCAGCGTCCCGCTCACGCTCACGGGCGATGCGGAAGACTAGACCGCGGATCCACCGCATCGCGGCAGAAGTCGTCGAGGCGGAAGACCGGCCACCCGCGGGCGGCGTACAGGCGGTTCGCCAGTCGGGACTTCCCGGAGCCGCTCAGACCGGCGAGGACGACGACGCGCCGGCGGTCCGCGGGAGGGGGCAGCCCGAGGTCCTTGCCGTCAGCCGGTCCGTCCACGGGTGGCGAATCTAGGTGGGGTCCGGGCGGTCAAGGAGCGCGACCAGCTTCCTCGGGGCCAGGACGCAGTACGACTCGACGACGAGCTCGGCGACCTCGTCCCAGTCGGTGGCGGCGTCGAGCGTGAGACCCATCGCGTCGCGGCCCCAGCCGAGGACGTGGAAGGGCGGGCCCGCGTGTCGCAGCGCCTCGAGCTCCTCGCCCGCGGCGCGGAAGGTCATGACCACATGGGCGCCGTCGACGGGGTCGTCGACCCCGAGGACGTGCACGAAGGTCCGCTTGCGCACCCGCCACCGGGTGCCGACCCAGGCATGCTCCTCGTAGGCGTCCGGGAGGGCGAGGCACAGTCGGCGCAGGCGCCGCTCAACGTCGGCGGGGACGTCGTCGGTGAGGCGGCGGGCGGGCGCGGCGGCCATCGGCGCAGGCTACGCCGCCCCACCGACAGCCGGGTCGGACCTCGGGGCCGGCAAACGCGACGCCATCCATTGGCACATTGATCGCGGCAAGTCCTGTAGCCGCTTACGCGATGCCAGCGCGCTTAGCCGGGCGCGTCCTGACCAGTGATGGCTCCCGGGGTGTGCCTATGCACGAACAGGTTAACGACGAGTAGGAGAAGTCCGAGCTGTGGGATGAGGAACAGCAGCAGGAACCACCACAGGGGCTTGATGCTGATCCAGGGCCGCATCCAGCCGCCGGACACGTGCCTGGCGTAGAGCGCGACCGCGGTCGCCAGGACCAGGAAGATCGCCACGCTGACCCAGTTGATGCGAAAACCCAGTTCGACATCCACGCAGCGAGGCTACATAGAGCGCATCGCGCGCAGTGGACATCTGAGGCTCGGCGAACACCCGCAACTCGGCACGATCGGCGGCAGTTCCGCGTGGTTGCTCTCCGCTCAGTGGCGGGGCGTTCTGAGCAGCTCGATGGTGCAGGTGGGGCCTGCCGCGTGAGCGAGTCGTCGGTCGCCGGTGAGCAGCGTCGCGTCCAGCGCCTCGGCCAGGGCGACGTACGCGGCGTCGTAGGTGGTCAGGTTGTCCCGCAGCTCCCAACACCTGGGTAACAACACCAGGTGCGCGGCGCGGTGCATCGGCAGCGCTGCAAGGTCGGTCATGGCCAGCTCGGCCCGGCGGTTGTCGAGCATCCCCACCCGGTTCTGACGACGCAGCACCGAGGCGACCTCGAGGTCGACGAGCTCGGGCGCGGCCAGCGTCTCCCCTCGAAGGCGGGCGCGAGCGGCATCCCCGTCCGGGCCGTCATCGGCCAACGCGACCGCAAGCACGCTGGCGTCAACGATGAGCACGATCCCCCTGCACGGTCTTGACCGCCTCCGCCAACGGCACCGAGCCGCCCGATCGGCCGCCGGCCCGGTCGAGGACCTCCTCCACGGTGGGCTGGCTGGCCTCGGCGATCAGCCGGGAGCGTAGGTACTCCTGCAGCGACTGGTGCGCGGCGGCAGCCCGTTGGCGCAACACCGCGTGGGTGCTCTCCGGGACGTCCTTGATCTGAACACTGGGCATGGCGCCATTATGGCGCCAAGAGCACCGAACCACAACCGTCCGACCATCGGCACGATCGCCGGCACGTGCGAACGGTCGATGCGAGGATGCGCCCATGGACAGAGCGGCGCTCATCGGTGCCTTACAGCGCGCTACGCCGGCGTCTCTGGCGTGTACAGCAGCGCTCGAAGAGGGGGCTGACTTCGAGGTGTCAGACGGCACCACGGCCACTGTGGATCTCATCACGATCTACAGCCGACGTGCCAAGCACGTAGCTGCGGTCGGCTTGGAACATGGCGGATTTGATCGAGCTCTCTCTGACCTCAGCGCCTGCCCAGCGGACGCCGTCAGGCTCGGCCATGTCACGGACCGCGCCGGGCAGCGTCACTATCAACTCTTCCTAACCCCCGACGCGGACGACGTAGTCGCGTGCCTCTGGGTACACCACGAGCCGTGACTTCATTTCACAACACGAAGACATTTCGCCACGCTCACTCTCCGCGGCAGATGCGCGAACGCCGCCCACTCCCGTCGCGTCCGTCGATCGCTCGCTGAACGCTAGGCGCTGAGCATCCACGCGACAATCGCCACGACGCCAGCCGCGGCGAAGATCCCTGCACCGGCACGGAGCCCCTGACGGGTCGGCCGAATGAACGGATCGGACTTAGAGGTACGACTGCTGACGAACCGCTCCACCGCGAAGCCCAATGCCGCCAGGAGGATCGCTGCGAAGACCAAGACGTCGGTCATTCATGGCTCCTGTAGTCGCGCTTCTCGGGTCGGCGTCATTCCCAAGGGTATGCAGCCCACGAACGCTTCCCCTCATCGGCAGATCCGGTAGAGGCGTCTGGCCGGGTCGGGAGCGTCAACAGGCACACACCCGGTCAGTCCGGGGCGGGGACCCCGTCGGCGCGCCCCAGGGTGCCGTTGGGGTCGAACAGGTCGTAGACGCGCGGCGCCCACAGCAGCTGCCCGCGCGAGAGCTCGGGCGGCCCCAGCCGCCGCAGCCGCCCGGGGGGCCGCTCCTCGCCGAGACGCCCGGCAGCGGGCCGCCCACGGCGCCGCCAGCGCACGGCCGTCCCGCGCATCGGCGCCCGGGGACGGGGCACGTGCACGCGGCCGCGCGAGGGACCGGCGTCGCCGTACCAGGCGTCGAGCGCGTCGGCCGAACGCGCCATCAGGTCCCAGACCTCGTCGGGGTCGTCGGGCACGTCGTCGGGGTCCAGGCCCACGTGCTCGCCCACCAGCTCACGGCGCAGGCGCAGCGCGAAGGCGTCGCGCGGGGCCCGGCCACCGTCGCGCGCGACCCGCTCGTCCTGCACCGTGCACGAGAGCTCGGAGTCGTTCGTCCACGAGCGGCGGTTGAAGTTGTCCGAGCCCACGCTGGCCCACCGGTCGTCGATGATGCACACCTTGGAGTGCACGTACACCGGGTAGCCGGCCGGGCTGGTCAGCCCGAACAGCGCCACCCGGTCGGGGGCCGCCTCGAGCAGCACGTCCATCGCCAGCTTGCGCCCGTACAGCTGCGCCGGCAGCGACACGCTGCCGTCGACATCCGGGTGGATGGGGATGACCGCGATCATCCGCAGCTCGGGGTTGCGGGCCAGCGCCTCGCCGAAGTGTCGACCGACCTCCTCCGACCACAGGTACTGGTCCTCGAGGTAGAGCAGCCGCTGCGCGCCCGCGAGCGCCTTGCCGTTGCCCAGGGCCACGCTGCGCTCGCCGTGGGGCGCGAAGTCGAAGCCCGACGTCAGCAGGTCGGGGTAGGTCCGCAGCACCTGCACGGCCTCGTGCCCGCCCTCGACCGCCGGCGGGGGCGGGGTCTGCTCGGGGATGGGCCGCGCGGCGAGGTCCTCGCGCTGGAGCAGGCTGGAGGCGATCCGGCCCGGGTTCGACGTGAGCGGGGTGGTGTCGTCCCACCGCTCCCGGAAGCAGGTCTCGACGTCGTACACCGCCGGCCCCTGGATGGCGCAGTGCACGTCGTGCCAGGCGGGGCGGGGGCCGAAGACCTCGGGCATCACGATCGGCTGGGGGTCCCCCTCGTGCTCGGCAGTGTCGCGGCGGCTGTGGCAGAGGTCGATGCCGCCCACGAACGCGATGTCGCGCGCGGGGTCGTCGCCGTGCCGCAGCACCACGAACTTCTGGTGGTGGGAGCCGCCCGGCGCCACCCGCATGTCGCGCAGGCACTGCCCCCCGGCCTCGTCGATCTCGATGCCGAGCAGGCGCGACTTCTCGGAGTGGAAGCCGAAGCGCCGCCAGTGCGAGCGCCACAGCAGGCCCCGCACGACCACCCCGCGCCGGGCGGCGTCGCTCAGCACCGCCGAGAGGGTGGCCCGGGGGTCGTCGGTGAGCCGCTCGTCCGGGTCGCCACGCCAGTCGGCGAAGAGCACCAGGTCGCCGGGCCCCATGCCGCCGATGCGCTCGTGCAGCTCGGCGAAGTACGGCGCGCCGTGGACCAGCGGGCGCACGCGGTTGCCGGTGCTCCACGCGACGTCGTCGGGGTGGTGGGCGTCGACCCGGGTGTGCGGGTTCTCGCGCTCCGAAGGACGGAGGAAGAGGTGATCGAGCATCGGGCCCGTCCTGTCATGGGCGCGCGCAGGGTGGCGCGACCGGACTTCGCAACCTACCGACGGGGCGGCATCGGGCTCAATACGATGCCGCCATGGGGATCCGGGTCGTGCTCGCCGAGGACAACGCCCTGCTGCGACGGGGTCTGTCGGCCCTGCTGTCCGAGCACCCCGACGTCGACGCGGTGCACGAGGCCCACGACCACGACT
Proteins encoded in this window:
- a CDS encoding IS110 family transposase, coding for MTADESIVHRGRYATDEAGFTALLEHAEQWPQRVWAVEGCNGIGRHVATRLVAAGEQVVDVPPKLSARVRTFATGQGRKTDATDAHSVALVGTRMSGLRPVVADADRDVLRILVDRRRSIGEEHTYKINQLHALLLELVPGGAKRDLSAAQARKILTGVRPRDVVGKTRKRVATELVADLERLYARKKAANKELTVLLRATGTTLTDLHGIGPSGAARLLVEVGDITRFPDKGHFASWTGTAPIDASSGDNVRHRLSRGGNRKINRVLHIMAVVQLRNATEGRAYYDRKVAAGKTPNEAMRCLKRRLSDLVYRALLDDLSRGAATGPGGHTGNGSDSSATGSQPDTGSSDKSLPGPATTKPTTGIPKAS
- a CDS encoding MmcQ/YjbR family DNA-binding protein, translated to MAAAPARRLTDDVPADVERRLRRLCLALPDAYEEHAWVGTRWRVRKRTFVHVLGVDDPVDGAHVVMTFRAAGEELEALRHAGPPFHVLGWGRDAMGLTLDAATDWDEVAELVVESYCVLAPRKLVALLDRPDPT
- a CDS encoding type II toxin-antitoxin system VapC family toxin, which gives rise to MLIVDASVLAVALADDGPDGDAARARLRGETLAAPELVDLEVASVLRRQNRVGMLDNRRAELAMTDLAALPMHRAAHLVLLPRCWELRDNLTTYDAAYVALAEALDATLLTGDRRLAHAAGPTCTIELLRTPRH
- a CDS encoding FitA-like ribbon-helix-helix domain-containing protein — its product is MPSVQIKDVPESTHAVLRQRAAAAHQSLQEYLRSRLIAEASQPTVEEVLDRAGGRSGGSVPLAEAVKTVQGDRAHR
- a CDS encoding phospholipase D family protein, which produces MLDHLFLRPSERENPHTRVDAHHPDDVAWSTGNRVRPLVHGAPYFAELHERIGGMGPGDLVLFADWRGDPDERLTDDPRATLSAVLSDAARRGVVVRGLLWRSHWRRFGFHSEKSRLLGIEIDEAGGQCLRDMRVAPGGSHHQKFVVLRHGDDPARDIAFVGGIDLCHSRRDTAEHEGDPQPIVMPEVFGPRPAWHDVHCAIQGPAVYDVETCFRERWDDTTPLTSNPGRIASSLLQREDLAARPIPEQTPPPPAVEGGHEAVQVLRTYPDLLTSGFDFAPHGERSVALGNGKALAGAQRLLYLEDQYLWSEEVGRHFGEALARNPELRMIAVIPIHPDVDGSVSLPAQLYGRKLAMDVLLEAAPDRVALFGLTSPAGYPVYVHSKVCIIDDRWASVGSDNFNRRSWTNDSELSCTVQDERVARDGGRAPRDAFALRLRRELVGEHVGLDPDDVPDDPDEVWDLMARSADALDAWYGDAGPSRGRVHVPRPRAPMRGTAVRWRRRGRPAAGRLGEERPPGRLRRLGPPELSRGQLLWAPRVYDLFDPNGTLGRADGVPAPD